A region from the Triticum aestivum cultivar Chinese Spring chromosome 3D, IWGSC CS RefSeq v2.1, whole genome shotgun sequence genome encodes:
- the LOC123078985 gene encoding transcription factor-like protein DPB — translation MAPPRGGAAAAAPAALDLTGVHILEASSVPPLPERGGNAVQRKEAVDPDKDRKKEKAAAPRITGWGLREYSKIVCEKVEAKGRTTYNEVADEIYSELKSMAHIGQGFDEKNIRRRVYDAFNVLIALRVIAKEKKEIRWMGLSNYRYEKIKKLEEVRKEHVNKIRNKKALLQEIEKQFDDLQNIMLRNQTLESSAENVNGIRLPFVLVKTSRKARVEIEISDDSKFAHFEFNGAPFTLHDDLSILEGIRRNSIGRAGRATLH, via the exons ATGGCGCCTCCCCGCGGCGGAGCTGCTGCGGCCGCTCCCGCCGCACTGGACCTGACCGGCGTGCACATTCTCGAAGCTTCCAGTGTCCCCCCGCTTCCCGAACG CGGCGGTAATGCGGTCCAAAGGAAGGAGGCTGTTGACCCGGATAAAGAtaggaagaaggagaaggctgcggCACCGAGGATCACCGGTTGGGGGCTCCGCGAGTACAGCAAAATAG TTtgtgagaaagttgaagccaaaggaAGAACAACATACAATGAG GTTGCTGATGAAATTTATTCAGAGCTGAAGTCCATGGCACATATTGGTCAAGGG TTTGATGAGAAGAATATTAGGCGGAGAGTGTATGATGCTTTCAACGTTCTCATTGCACTTCGTGTTattgcaaaagaaaaaaaggagatacGGTGGATGGGCCTTTCAAATTACAGATATGAAAAAATAAAGAAGCTTGAG GAAGTTCGTAAAGAACATGTCAACAAGATTAGGAACAAGAAGGCACTCCTCCAGGAAATCGAAAAACAG TTTGATGATCTCCAAAACATCATGTTACGTAACCAAACACTGGAAAGCTCAGCAGAGAATGTTAATGGCATCCGCCTTCCATTCGTATTGGTCAAG ACATCTAGGAAAGCAAGGGTGGAAATTGAGATTTCAGACGACTCAAAGTTTGCCCATTTCGAGTTCAATGG TGCACCATTCACATTGCATGATGATCTCTCAATCCTTGAGGGGATAAGGCGTAACAGCATAGGAAGAGCTGGCCGCGCCACCCTTCACTAG